A genomic region of Papaver somniferum cultivar HN1 chromosome 7, ASM357369v1, whole genome shotgun sequence contains the following coding sequences:
- the LOC113300070 gene encoding uncharacterized protein LOC113300070 isoform X3 — protein MRTVQATNNYKSLHVYLYFSEPVLNSTKEIQRFIHTNQGLLHPLYGKSRGNRRFIFLVKDVPDVAVVTISVESSSIISRQGTPVSPISPVTFLYDSRRPSVKLSTTSNMRTKEDTVPFLIQFSDPVFYFNSSSLTISGGHFQSFRAISQSVYSVDIHADENLVSICVLENTTRDVAGNSNLASNMLYVRHYAVPLVSYMVSAFATAVFALTSLAAGLLTVATASLHSIKRSSRSSSLADPARILFRTACHIQVFALSRWLAVTLPVEYYEFTRGLQWSIPYLSLPWEGEYVSLNMQSQNLKPEAEYITDLNDSNGWREFERNMFWLAVFGGSLLLLHGLILILLKWKRNSEEKKYSGALVLPRFQIFLTILALPCICQASVFLIKGGETWQEIVGILLLGVLCFLLVVLLLFLSVGITMGKLLQYKEVHQEGQKFHWYQEIIRVTLGPGKRGQWTWKNQSNSVYLTMLGPLFEDLRGPPKYMLSQFVGGSHIRGDRIIASDDENEDAEAPLIQKLFGILRIYYTLLESVKRVAIGIVAGLYSANNTSSTPTLVLLCITSFQLFFLVLKKPFIKKRVQLVEIISVLCEVGIFATCLILIQREFSFGCETRIGIFMILLFLIGFTSQIISEWHALYKQIYRLGSGDKRFVSGLKTTLFGLLVIFIPRDLLKKLEVQLQNGETGDPVSSTDQNRSSGSRKSSGGSADKPWLKRLSELAKSSFSKDGSGTSKDPSTSRFFWSGKRSGSSSLASSADFKSRSKTMYRDLEDIFSSR, from the exons ATGCGAACAGTTCAGGCAACTAACAATTACAAGAGCCTTCATGTGTATTTGTACTTCTCAGAACCTGTTCTCAACTCAACAAAAGAAATTCAAAGGTTTATTCACACAAACCAGGGTTTGCTACATCCTCTCTATGGGAAAAGCCGTGGGAATCGTAGGTTTATTTTCCTG GTAAAAGACGTTCCAGACGTTGCCGTTGTCACTATAAGCGTTGAATCAAGCTCTATAATAAGCAGGCAAGGAACTCCAGTTTCTCCAATCAGCCCAGTCACTTTCCTTTACG ACTCGCGAAGGCCTTCTGTGAAACTGAGTACGACATCTAATATGAGAACAAAAGAAGATACTGTGCCTTTTCTGATACAGTTCTCCGACCCCGTATTTTACTTCAACTCATCATCATTAACTATATCAGGGGGACATTTTCAGAG CTTTCGCGCAATAAGTCAGAGTGTATATTCTGTGGATATACATGCAGATGAAAATCTTGTATCCATCTGTGTTCTTGAAAATACAACCAGAGATGTTGCTGGGAACAGTAATCTAGCATCGAACATGCTATACGTGAGGCACT ATGCCGTTCCTTTAGTATCATATATGGTTTCAGCCTTTGCAACTGCTGTTTTCGCTCTGACATCTTTAGCTGCGGGGCTATTAACTGTTGCAACTGCTAGTCTTCATTCTATCAAAAGATCCTCAAGATCATCTTCTTTGGCTGATCCTGCTAGGATTCTTTTC AGAACTGCATGTCATATTCAGGTTTTTGCACTCTCAAGATGGTTAGCTGTGACACTGCCTGTTGAATACTATGAATTTACGAGGGGTTTACAGTGGAGTATTCCTTATCTTAGTCTTCCATGGGAAGGTGAATATGTGAG TTTAAACATGCAGAGCCAGAATTTGAAACCTGAAGCTGAATATATCACGGATTTGAATGACTCAAATGG GTGGAGGGAGTTTGAGCGAAACATGTTCTGGTTAGCAGTATTTGGTGGCAGCTTGTTGCTACTCCATGGTCTAATACTCATTCTTTTGAAGTGGAAGAGGAATTCCGAAGAAAAAAAGTATAGTGGAGCTCTTGTACTGCCAAGATTTCAGATTTTCCTGACAATTCTTGCATTGCCCTGTATCTGTCAAGCCTCGGTGTTTCTTATTAAAG GAGGAGAAACTTGGCAAGAGATAGTTGGTATCTTATTGTTGGGAGTTCTATGTTTTCTACTTGTGGTTTTACTGTTGTTTCTTTCAGTCGGGATAACAATGGGTAAGTTACTTCAGTACAAGGAAGTTCATCAAGAAGGTCAGAAATTTCATTGGTATCAAGAAATCATAAGGGTGACTTTGGGTCCTGGTAAAAGAGGGCAATGGACATGGAAAAACCAATCTAATTCCGTCTATTTAACGATGTTAGGCCCCTTGTTTGAAGATCTTAGAGGACCACCTAAGTACATGCTTTCCCAGTTTGTTGGAG gTAGCCACATCCGTGGTGACCGCATTATCGCTTCTGATGACGAAAATGAAGATGCCGAGGCACCCTTGATTCAAAAATTATTTGGAATTCTTAGGATTTACTACACTTTGCTGGAATCTGTGAAGCGGGTAGCTATCGGGATTGTGGCAGGGTTATATTCAGCCAATAACACTTCAAGCACTCCAACTTTAGTTTTACTATGCATTACTTCATTTCAGCTTTTCTTCCTTGTTCTGAAAAAGCCTTTTATAAAGAAAAGGGTTCAGTTAGTAGAGATCATCTCAGTTTTGTGCGAAGTGGGTATTTTTGCTACATGTCTGATTCTTATACAGAGGGAATTTTCTTTTGGCTGCGAGACAAGAATTGGAATCTTCATGATACTCCTGTTTCTTATTGGATTTACTTCTCAAATCATTAGTGAATGGCATGCGTTATACAAACAGATATATCGATTAGGGTCCGGTGACAAAAGATTTGTGTCAGGCTTGAAAACCACACTGTTTGGGTTACTGGTGATTTTCATCCCTAGAGACTTGCTTAAGAAACTTGAAGTTCAGCTCCAGAATGGTGAAACAGGGGACCCTGTTTCTTCTACTGATCAGAATAGAAGCTCGGGGAGTAGGAAAAGCTCGGGAGGTTCTGCAGACAAGCCATGGCTTAAACGACTATCAGAACTCGCAAAATCTAGCTTCAGCAAAGATGGCAGTGGGACATCAAAAGATCCTTCGACTAGTCGATTTTTTTGGAGCGGCAAAAGAAGTGGAAGTTCGTCTCTAGCTTCTTCGGCAGACTTCAAATCAAGATCAAAAACAATGTACAGAGATTTGGAGGacattttctcgtccaggtga
- the LOC113300070 gene encoding uncharacterized protein LOC113300070 isoform X1 codes for MRTVQATNNYKSLHVYLYFSEPVLNSTKEIQRFIHTNQGLLHPLYGKSRGNRRFIFLVKDVPDVAVVTISVESSSIISRQGTPVSPISPVTFLYDSRRPSVKLSTTSNMRTKEDTVPFLIQFSDPVFYFNSSSLTISGGHFQSFRAISQSVYSVDIHADENLVSICVLENTTRDVAGNSNLASNMLYVRHYAVPLVSYMVSAFATAVFALTSLAAGLLTVATASLHSIKRSSRSSSLADPARILFRTACHIQVFALSRWLAVTLPVEYYEFTRGLQWSIPYLSLPWEGEYVRSVMVDSSPRSMPHSEFSTTYEPRLFANPRSGEAKLDIAPSIAGLPLTPMEYTSFFVSQNLKPEAEYITDLNDSNGWREFERNMFWLAVFGGSLLLLHGLILILLKWKRNSEEKKYSGALVLPRFQIFLTILALPCICQASVFLIKGGETWQEIVGILLLGVLCFLLVVLLLFLSVGITMGKLLQYKEVHQEGQKFHWYQEIIRVTLGPGKRGQWTWKNQSNSVYLTMLGPLFEDLRGPPKYMLSQFVGGSHIRGDRIIASDDENEDAEAPLIQKLFGILRIYYTLLESVKRVAIGIVAGLYSANNTSSTPTLVLLCITSFQLFFLVLKKPFIKKRVQLVEIISVLCEVGIFATCLILIQREFSFGCETRIGIFMILLFLIGFTSQIISEWHALYKQIYRLGSGDKRFVSGLKTTLFGLLVIFIPRDLLKKLEVQLQNGETGDPVSSTDQNRSSGSRKSSGGSADKPWLKRLSELAKSSFSKDGSGTSKDPSTSRFFWSGKRSGSSSLASSADFKSRSKTMYRDLEDIFSSR; via the exons ATGCGAACAGTTCAGGCAACTAACAATTACAAGAGCCTTCATGTGTATTTGTACTTCTCAGAACCTGTTCTCAACTCAACAAAAGAAATTCAAAGGTTTATTCACACAAACCAGGGTTTGCTACATCCTCTCTATGGGAAAAGCCGTGGGAATCGTAGGTTTATTTTCCTG GTAAAAGACGTTCCAGACGTTGCCGTTGTCACTATAAGCGTTGAATCAAGCTCTATAATAAGCAGGCAAGGAACTCCAGTTTCTCCAATCAGCCCAGTCACTTTCCTTTACG ACTCGCGAAGGCCTTCTGTGAAACTGAGTACGACATCTAATATGAGAACAAAAGAAGATACTGTGCCTTTTCTGATACAGTTCTCCGACCCCGTATTTTACTTCAACTCATCATCATTAACTATATCAGGGGGACATTTTCAGAG CTTTCGCGCAATAAGTCAGAGTGTATATTCTGTGGATATACATGCAGATGAAAATCTTGTATCCATCTGTGTTCTTGAAAATACAACCAGAGATGTTGCTGGGAACAGTAATCTAGCATCGAACATGCTATACGTGAGGCACT ATGCCGTTCCTTTAGTATCATATATGGTTTCAGCCTTTGCAACTGCTGTTTTCGCTCTGACATCTTTAGCTGCGGGGCTATTAACTGTTGCAACTGCTAGTCTTCATTCTATCAAAAGATCCTCAAGATCATCTTCTTTGGCTGATCCTGCTAGGATTCTTTTC AGAACTGCATGTCATATTCAGGTTTTTGCACTCTCAAGATGGTTAGCTGTGACACTGCCTGTTGAATACTATGAATTTACGAGGGGTTTACAGTGGAGTATTCCTTATCTTAGTCTTCCATGGGAAGGTGAATATGTGAGGTCAGTCATGGTAGATTCAAGCCCTCGTTCCATGCCACATTCAGAATTCTCAACAACATATGAACCAAGATTATTCGCTAACCCCAGATCAGGAGAAGCGAAATTGGACATAGCTCCCTCCATAGCTGGCTTGCCACTTACTCCGATGGAATACACATCCTTTTTTGTT AGCCAGAATTTGAAACCTGAAGCTGAATATATCACGGATTTGAATGACTCAAATGG GTGGAGGGAGTTTGAGCGAAACATGTTCTGGTTAGCAGTATTTGGTGGCAGCTTGTTGCTACTCCATGGTCTAATACTCATTCTTTTGAAGTGGAAGAGGAATTCCGAAGAAAAAAAGTATAGTGGAGCTCTTGTACTGCCAAGATTTCAGATTTTCCTGACAATTCTTGCATTGCCCTGTATCTGTCAAGCCTCGGTGTTTCTTATTAAAG GAGGAGAAACTTGGCAAGAGATAGTTGGTATCTTATTGTTGGGAGTTCTATGTTTTCTACTTGTGGTTTTACTGTTGTTTCTTTCAGTCGGGATAACAATGGGTAAGTTACTTCAGTACAAGGAAGTTCATCAAGAAGGTCAGAAATTTCATTGGTATCAAGAAATCATAAGGGTGACTTTGGGTCCTGGTAAAAGAGGGCAATGGACATGGAAAAACCAATCTAATTCCGTCTATTTAACGATGTTAGGCCCCTTGTTTGAAGATCTTAGAGGACCACCTAAGTACATGCTTTCCCAGTTTGTTGGAG gTAGCCACATCCGTGGTGACCGCATTATCGCTTCTGATGACGAAAATGAAGATGCCGAGGCACCCTTGATTCAAAAATTATTTGGAATTCTTAGGATTTACTACACTTTGCTGGAATCTGTGAAGCGGGTAGCTATCGGGATTGTGGCAGGGTTATATTCAGCCAATAACACTTCAAGCACTCCAACTTTAGTTTTACTATGCATTACTTCATTTCAGCTTTTCTTCCTTGTTCTGAAAAAGCCTTTTATAAAGAAAAGGGTTCAGTTAGTAGAGATCATCTCAGTTTTGTGCGAAGTGGGTATTTTTGCTACATGTCTGATTCTTATACAGAGGGAATTTTCTTTTGGCTGCGAGACAAGAATTGGAATCTTCATGATACTCCTGTTTCTTATTGGATTTACTTCTCAAATCATTAGTGAATGGCATGCGTTATACAAACAGATATATCGATTAGGGTCCGGTGACAAAAGATTTGTGTCAGGCTTGAAAACCACACTGTTTGGGTTACTGGTGATTTTCATCCCTAGAGACTTGCTTAAGAAACTTGAAGTTCAGCTCCAGAATGGTGAAACAGGGGACCCTGTTTCTTCTACTGATCAGAATAGAAGCTCGGGGAGTAGGAAAAGCTCGGGAGGTTCTGCAGACAAGCCATGGCTTAAACGACTATCAGAACTCGCAAAATCTAGCTTCAGCAAAGATGGCAGTGGGACATCAAAAGATCCTTCGACTAGTCGATTTTTTTGGAGCGGCAAAAGAAGTGGAAGTTCGTCTCTAGCTTCTTCGGCAGACTTCAAATCAAGATCAAAAACAATGTACAGAGATTTGGAGGacattttctcgtccaggtga
- the LOC113300069 gene encoding isocitrate dehydrogenase [NADP]-like isoform X2 — MLSLRLRAMAGATLSTSSSPSLKNPSFSTKRFPNSSPFNGVFFRNQNKTQDCFRKSSIRCFVSASAVDRIKVQNPIVEMDGDEMTRVIWKMIKDKLILPYLDLDIKYYDLGILNRDATDDNVTVESAEATLKYNVAVKCATITPDEARVKEFGLKAMWRSPNGTIRNILNGTVFREPIMCQNIPRIVAGWKKAICIGRHAFGDQYRATDLVVKGPGKLKMVFAPEDGSSPQELNVYDFKGPGIALAMYNVDESIRAFAESSMAMALTKKWPLYLSTKNTILKRYDGRFKDIFQEVYETNWKEKFEENSIWYEHRLIDDMVAYALKSEGGYVWACKNYDGDVQSDFLAQGFGSLGLMSSVLLSSDGKTLEAEAAHGTVTRHFRLHQKGQETSTNSIASIFAWTRGLEHRAKLDHHEKLLDFVSKLEAACIETVETGKMTKDLALLSHGPKVARDLYLNTEEFIDAVAENLDVKLRAPVLL; from the exons ATGTTGAGTCTTCGTCTGCGCGCCATGGCTGGCGCAACtctttcaacctcttcttccccAAGCttaaaaaaccctagtttctcaACCAAAAGATTCCCGAATTCATCACCATTCAATGGAGTTTTCTtcagaaaccaaaataaaacccaaGATTGTTTCCGCAAATCATCTATTCGGTGTTTCGTTTCTGCTTCCGCTGTGGATAGAATCAAGGTTCAGAATCCTATCGTTGAAATGGACG GTGATGAAATGACTAGAGTAATTTGGAAGATGATCAAAGATAAG CTTATACTTCCTTACTTGGATTTGGATATCAAGTACTATGATCTAGGTATACTGAATCGTGATGCTACTGATGATAATGTTACAGTTGAAAGTGCCGAAGCTACTCTCAA GTACAATGTAGCTGTCAAATGTGCAACAATTACTCCCG ATGAAGCTAGAGTCAAAGAGTTTGGCCTGAAAGCTATGTGGAGAAGCCCCAATGGGACGATACGGAACATTTTGAATG GAACTGTTTTTCGTGAACCCATCATGTGCCAGAATATCCCTAGGATTGTCGCTg GTTGGAAAAAAGCCATTTGCATTGGTAGGCATGCCTTTGGAGACCAGTATCGTGCGACTGATTTGGTGGTTAAAGGACCAGGAAAGCTTAAAATGGTCTTCG CCCCAGAAGATGGGAGCAGTCCGCAAGAGCTTAATGTGTATGATTTCAAGGGCCCTGGGATTGCTCTGGCAATGTACAACGTTGACGAG TCAATTCGAGCTTTTGCTGAGTCGTCAATGGCAATGGCGCTTACAAAGAAATGGCCTCTCTACTTGAGCACCAAAAACACTATCCTAAAGAGATACGATGGAAG GTTTAAGGATATCTTCCAGGAGGTATATGAAACTAACTGGAAGGAAAAGTTTGAAGAGAATTCCATATG GTATGAGCATCGTCTAATTGATGACATGGTGGCATATGCACTAAAAAGCGAAGGTGGATATGTGTGGGCTTGCAAAAATTATGATGGAGATGTCCAGAGTGATTTCCTCGCTCAAG GATTTGGTTCTCTTGGCTTGATGAGTTCTGTATTG TTATCCTCCGATGGAAAGACATTAGAAGCTGAGGCTGCTCATGGGACTGTGACTCGGCATTTTCGGTTACACCAGAAGGGACAAGAAACTAGTACAAACAGCATTGCATCCATATTTGCATGGACAAGGGGTCTTGAACATAG GGCCAAACTGGATCATCATGAGAAGTTATTGGATTTTGTCTCGAAGTTAGAGGCAGCATGCATCGAAACAGTTGAAACAGGGAAAATGACGAAGGATCTTGCCCTTCTGTCTCATGGACCCAA GGTAGCAAGAGACCTATACTTGAACACCGAAGAATTCATTGATGCCGTTGCAGAGAATCTTGACGTGAAGCTTAGGGCCCCAGTACTTTTGTGA
- the LOC113300069 gene encoding isocitrate dehydrogenase [NADP]-like isoform X1 has protein sequence MLSLRLRAMAGATLSTSSSPSLKNPSFSTKRFPNSSPFNGVFFRNQNKTQDCFRKSSIRCFVSASAVDRIKVQNPIVEMDGDEMTRVIWKMIKDKLILPYLDLDIKYYDLGILNRDATDDNVTVESAEATLKYNVAVKCATITPDEARVKEFGLKAMWRSPNGTIRNILNGTVFREPIMCQNIPRIVAGWKKAICIGRHAFGDQYRATDLVVKGPGKLKMVFAPEDGSSPQELNVYDFKGPGIALAMYNVDESIRAFAESSMAMALTKKWPLYLSTKNTILKRYDGRRNFRFKDIFQEVYETNWKEKFEENSIWYEHRLIDDMVAYALKSEGGYVWACKNYDGDVQSDFLAQGFGSLGLMSSVLLSSDGKTLEAEAAHGTVTRHFRLHQKGQETSTNSIASIFAWTRGLEHRAKLDHHEKLLDFVSKLEAACIETVETGKMTKDLALLSHGPKVARDLYLNTEEFIDAVAENLDVKLRAPVLL, from the exons ATGTTGAGTCTTCGTCTGCGCGCCATGGCTGGCGCAACtctttcaacctcttcttccccAAGCttaaaaaaccctagtttctcaACCAAAAGATTCCCGAATTCATCACCATTCAATGGAGTTTTCTtcagaaaccaaaataaaacccaaGATTGTTTCCGCAAATCATCTATTCGGTGTTTCGTTTCTGCTTCCGCTGTGGATAGAATCAAGGTTCAGAATCCTATCGTTGAAATGGACG GTGATGAAATGACTAGAGTAATTTGGAAGATGATCAAAGATAAG CTTATACTTCCTTACTTGGATTTGGATATCAAGTACTATGATCTAGGTATACTGAATCGTGATGCTACTGATGATAATGTTACAGTTGAAAGTGCCGAAGCTACTCTCAA GTACAATGTAGCTGTCAAATGTGCAACAATTACTCCCG ATGAAGCTAGAGTCAAAGAGTTTGGCCTGAAAGCTATGTGGAGAAGCCCCAATGGGACGATACGGAACATTTTGAATG GAACTGTTTTTCGTGAACCCATCATGTGCCAGAATATCCCTAGGATTGTCGCTg GTTGGAAAAAAGCCATTTGCATTGGTAGGCATGCCTTTGGAGACCAGTATCGTGCGACTGATTTGGTGGTTAAAGGACCAGGAAAGCTTAAAATGGTCTTCG CCCCAGAAGATGGGAGCAGTCCGCAAGAGCTTAATGTGTATGATTTCAAGGGCCCTGGGATTGCTCTGGCAATGTACAACGTTGACGAG TCAATTCGAGCTTTTGCTGAGTCGTCAATGGCAATGGCGCTTACAAAGAAATGGCCTCTCTACTTGAGCACCAAAAACACTATCCTAAAGAGATACGATGGAAG GAGAAATTTCAGGTTTAAGGATATCTTCCAGGAGGTATATGAAACTAACTGGAAGGAAAAGTTTGAAGAGAATTCCATATG GTATGAGCATCGTCTAATTGATGACATGGTGGCATATGCACTAAAAAGCGAAGGTGGATATGTGTGGGCTTGCAAAAATTATGATGGAGATGTCCAGAGTGATTTCCTCGCTCAAG GATTTGGTTCTCTTGGCTTGATGAGTTCTGTATTG TTATCCTCCGATGGAAAGACATTAGAAGCTGAGGCTGCTCATGGGACTGTGACTCGGCATTTTCGGTTACACCAGAAGGGACAAGAAACTAGTACAAACAGCATTGCATCCATATTTGCATGGACAAGGGGTCTTGAACATAG GGCCAAACTGGATCATCATGAGAAGTTATTGGATTTTGTCTCGAAGTTAGAGGCAGCATGCATCGAAACAGTTGAAACAGGGAAAATGACGAAGGATCTTGCCCTTCTGTCTCATGGACCCAA GGTAGCAAGAGACCTATACTTGAACACCGAAGAATTCATTGATGCCGTTGCAGAGAATCTTGACGTGAAGCTTAGGGCCCCAGTACTTTTGTGA
- the LOC113300070 gene encoding uncharacterized protein LOC113300070 isoform X2: MRTVQATNNYKSLHVYLYFSEPVLNSTKEIQRFIHTNQGLLHPLYGKSRGNRRFIFLVKDVPDVAVVTISVESSSIISRQGTPVSPISPVTFLYDSRRPSVKLSTTSNMRTKEDTVPFLIQFSDPVFYFNSSSLTISGGHFQSFRAISQSVYSVDIHADENLVSICVLENTTRDVAGNSNLASNMLYVRHYAVPLVSYMVSAFATAVFALTSLAAGLLTVATASLHSIKRSSRSSSLADPARILFRTACHIQVFALSRWLAVTLPVEYYEFTRGLQWSIPYLSLPWEGEYVRSGEAKLDIAPSIAGLPLTPMEYTSFFVSQNLKPEAEYITDLNDSNGWREFERNMFWLAVFGGSLLLLHGLILILLKWKRNSEEKKYSGALVLPRFQIFLTILALPCICQASVFLIKGGETWQEIVGILLLGVLCFLLVVLLLFLSVGITMGKLLQYKEVHQEGQKFHWYQEIIRVTLGPGKRGQWTWKNQSNSVYLTMLGPLFEDLRGPPKYMLSQFVGGSHIRGDRIIASDDENEDAEAPLIQKLFGILRIYYTLLESVKRVAIGIVAGLYSANNTSSTPTLVLLCITSFQLFFLVLKKPFIKKRVQLVEIISVLCEVGIFATCLILIQREFSFGCETRIGIFMILLFLIGFTSQIISEWHALYKQIYRLGSGDKRFVSGLKTTLFGLLVIFIPRDLLKKLEVQLQNGETGDPVSSTDQNRSSGSRKSSGGSADKPWLKRLSELAKSSFSKDGSGTSKDPSTSRFFWSGKRSGSSSLASSADFKSRSKTMYRDLEDIFSSR; this comes from the exons ATGCGAACAGTTCAGGCAACTAACAATTACAAGAGCCTTCATGTGTATTTGTACTTCTCAGAACCTGTTCTCAACTCAACAAAAGAAATTCAAAGGTTTATTCACACAAACCAGGGTTTGCTACATCCTCTCTATGGGAAAAGCCGTGGGAATCGTAGGTTTATTTTCCTG GTAAAAGACGTTCCAGACGTTGCCGTTGTCACTATAAGCGTTGAATCAAGCTCTATAATAAGCAGGCAAGGAACTCCAGTTTCTCCAATCAGCCCAGTCACTTTCCTTTACG ACTCGCGAAGGCCTTCTGTGAAACTGAGTACGACATCTAATATGAGAACAAAAGAAGATACTGTGCCTTTTCTGATACAGTTCTCCGACCCCGTATTTTACTTCAACTCATCATCATTAACTATATCAGGGGGACATTTTCAGAG CTTTCGCGCAATAAGTCAGAGTGTATATTCTGTGGATATACATGCAGATGAAAATCTTGTATCCATCTGTGTTCTTGAAAATACAACCAGAGATGTTGCTGGGAACAGTAATCTAGCATCGAACATGCTATACGTGAGGCACT ATGCCGTTCCTTTAGTATCATATATGGTTTCAGCCTTTGCAACTGCTGTTTTCGCTCTGACATCTTTAGCTGCGGGGCTATTAACTGTTGCAACTGCTAGTCTTCATTCTATCAAAAGATCCTCAAGATCATCTTCTTTGGCTGATCCTGCTAGGATTCTTTTC AGAACTGCATGTCATATTCAGGTTTTTGCACTCTCAAGATGGTTAGCTGTGACACTGCCTGTTGAATACTATGAATTTACGAGGGGTTTACAGTGGAGTATTCCTTATCTTAGTCTTCCATGGGAAGGTGAATATGTGAG ATCAGGAGAAGCGAAATTGGACATAGCTCCCTCCATAGCTGGCTTGCCACTTACTCCGATGGAATACACATCCTTTTTTGTT AGCCAGAATTTGAAACCTGAAGCTGAATATATCACGGATTTGAATGACTCAAATGG GTGGAGGGAGTTTGAGCGAAACATGTTCTGGTTAGCAGTATTTGGTGGCAGCTTGTTGCTACTCCATGGTCTAATACTCATTCTTTTGAAGTGGAAGAGGAATTCCGAAGAAAAAAAGTATAGTGGAGCTCTTGTACTGCCAAGATTTCAGATTTTCCTGACAATTCTTGCATTGCCCTGTATCTGTCAAGCCTCGGTGTTTCTTATTAAAG GAGGAGAAACTTGGCAAGAGATAGTTGGTATCTTATTGTTGGGAGTTCTATGTTTTCTACTTGTGGTTTTACTGTTGTTTCTTTCAGTCGGGATAACAATGGGTAAGTTACTTCAGTACAAGGAAGTTCATCAAGAAGGTCAGAAATTTCATTGGTATCAAGAAATCATAAGGGTGACTTTGGGTCCTGGTAAAAGAGGGCAATGGACATGGAAAAACCAATCTAATTCCGTCTATTTAACGATGTTAGGCCCCTTGTTTGAAGATCTTAGAGGACCACCTAAGTACATGCTTTCCCAGTTTGTTGGAG gTAGCCACATCCGTGGTGACCGCATTATCGCTTCTGATGACGAAAATGAAGATGCCGAGGCACCCTTGATTCAAAAATTATTTGGAATTCTTAGGATTTACTACACTTTGCTGGAATCTGTGAAGCGGGTAGCTATCGGGATTGTGGCAGGGTTATATTCAGCCAATAACACTTCAAGCACTCCAACTTTAGTTTTACTATGCATTACTTCATTTCAGCTTTTCTTCCTTGTTCTGAAAAAGCCTTTTATAAAGAAAAGGGTTCAGTTAGTAGAGATCATCTCAGTTTTGTGCGAAGTGGGTATTTTTGCTACATGTCTGATTCTTATACAGAGGGAATTTTCTTTTGGCTGCGAGACAAGAATTGGAATCTTCATGATACTCCTGTTTCTTATTGGATTTACTTCTCAAATCATTAGTGAATGGCATGCGTTATACAAACAGATATATCGATTAGGGTCCGGTGACAAAAGATTTGTGTCAGGCTTGAAAACCACACTGTTTGGGTTACTGGTGATTTTCATCCCTAGAGACTTGCTTAAGAAACTTGAAGTTCAGCTCCAGAATGGTGAAACAGGGGACCCTGTTTCTTCTACTGATCAGAATAGAAGCTCGGGGAGTAGGAAAAGCTCGGGAGGTTCTGCAGACAAGCCATGGCTTAAACGACTATCAGAACTCGCAAAATCTAGCTTCAGCAAAGATGGCAGTGGGACATCAAAAGATCCTTCGACTAGTCGATTTTTTTGGAGCGGCAAAAGAAGTGGAAGTTCGTCTCTAGCTTCTTCGGCAGACTTCAAATCAAGATCAAAAACAATGTACAGAGATTTGGAGGacattttctcgtccaggtga